In Vibrio lentus, the genomic stretch AGGTGTGTCTCAGGCGACAGTGTCTAGAGTTATTAATGGCACTAGCAGAGTCAGTCATGACAAGAAGCTAAAGGTTGAAAAAGCGATCAAAGAATTGGGTTATCGCCCGAACTCTATCGCTCAAGCTTTGGCGTCAAGTCGTACCGGTAGTGTTGGCGTTGTTGTTCCAGAACTTGGCGGTTCTTTCTATTCAGGCATTTTGCATTGCATAGAAGAAAACCTACGCCGCTTTGGTTACCACGCTGTCGTTACAGCGGGTTCGAACACCGAACAAGGGCAGCGCGAGTCGGTGGAGTTTCTGCTGGGGCGTCGTGTTGATGCTTTGATTCTTCATACTCAACTGCTCAGTGATGATTATTTAATTGAATTGGAAGAACAGGGGACCCCTGTGGTTTTGATTAACCGCTTCATCCCAGAAATGGCGATGAGTTGCATTGATATTGATAACGAAGTCGGGGGGCTACTCGCTACTCAATATCTTTTGCAAAAGGGACATACAGATATCGCGTGTATTACCGGGCCTTTAGATAAAGCAGACGCTAGGGGGCGTTTGCAGGGGTATCGAAAGGCCTTGGAAGAAGCGGGTGTGCCATACGATGAAGCCTTAGTCTCGGAAGCGGGCTTTACTGAAGAGACGGGCATCAGTGCAATGAAGAAGCTGATGAATCGTAAGTGTCATTTCACAGCAGTATTTGCTTCGAATGATCACATGGCATTTGGCGCCTTT encodes the following:
- a CDS encoding LacI family DNA-binding transcriptional regulator, with translation MATIKHVSEHAGVSQATVSRVINGTSRVSHDKKLKVEKAIKELGYRPNSIAQALASSRTGSVGVVVPELGGSFYSGILHCIEENLRRFGYHAVVTAGSNTEQGQRESVEFLLGRRVDALILHTQLLSDDYLIELEEQGTPVVLINRFIPEMAMSCIDIDNEVGGLLATQYLLQKGHTDIACITGPLDKADARGRLQGYRKALEEAGVPYDEALVSEAGFTEETGISAMKKLMNRKCHFTAVFASNDHMAFGAFEVLHQEGLSVPKDVSLVGFDNTIFARYLTPSLTTINFPIEEMSIEAVQLTLQKLKKIKHDVNFKLLPTLVTRNSVSDLPVTL